One Babylonia areolata isolate BAREFJ2019XMU chromosome 20, ASM4173473v1, whole genome shotgun sequence DNA segment encodes these proteins:
- the LOC143294568 gene encoding uncharacterized protein LOC143294568 codes for MRGRVTGLLEYIPRAILPLLGMLAHWLCYFNSSVNPVIYNFMSFDDSRKTDIIDRVLTRLNIDIAALQETRLPLNGSLREQNYMFFWQGKELEEPSLHGVGFAMRNSPLSFVEPPYSGTARILALRMSTSSGPTKDQFYEELDTTIRDIPATEQLYLLGDFNARVGSDHNSWPSCIGRFGIGKLNENGQRLLELCSYHNLCITNTFFSTKPHHRTSCAGCDTDHSLIGCKVRFQPKRIHHSKQKGWPHNNTARTAIPDLCDRFTNSIEDALKDCHAGSAEERWNHIRDAIYNSATDTFGKPSEKTHAALKKARNDTKRIARRCASDYWLNLCQNIQLSADCGNIRGMYDGMKKSLRPMRKQDRTTEVSFRHHYTRPEQQVERWVERYQELYSRENIVADAAVESIPNLPVMEELDIPPSEEELSKAIDSLTCGKAPGKDSIPPEVIKAVKRTVPHHHLHQLLLQCWGEGTVPQEMRDANSLQEQG; via the exons TCGATGATTCCAGGAAAACAGACATCATCGACCGTGTGCTCACAAGGCTTAACATCGACATTGCCGCACTACAGGAAACAAGACTTCCCTTAAACGGCAGCCTTAGGGAACAGAACTACATGTTCTTCTGGCAGGGCAAGGAACTTGAAGAGCCAAGTCTGCATGGCGTTGGATTCGCTATGAGGAACTCCCCACTGTCCTTTGTGGAACCGCCATACAGTGGCACAGCCCGCATCCTCGCCCTCCGCATGTCAACCTCCTCAGGCCCA ACTAAGGACCAGTTCTACGAGGAGCTTGATACCACCATCCGAGACATCCCTGCTACAGAACAGCTGTATCTTCTTGGCGATTTCAATGCCCGAGTGGGTTCTGACCACAACTCCTGGCCCAGCTGCATTGGCCGCTTCGGTATTGGCAAGCTGAACGAGAACGGGCAGAGGCTCCTAGAGCTTTGCTCCTACCACAACCTCTGCATAACTAACACGTTCTTCTCCACCAAGCCACACCATCGAACTTCCTG TGCTGGCTGCGACACCGACCACTCCTTGATTGGCTGCAAAGTGCGCTTCCAACCAAAACGGATCCACCACTCAAAGCAGAAGGGTTGGCCTCACAACAACACTGCCAGAACAGCAATCCCAGACCTGTGCGACCGCTTCACCAATTCCATCGAGGATGCCCTCAAAGATTGCCATGCCGGCAGTGCTGAAGAGAGATGGAACCACATCCGTGATGCCATCTACAACTCTGCCACGGATACCTTCg GAAAGCCTTCTGAGAAGACACACGCCGCACTCAAGAAGGCCAGAAACGACACTAAACGGATCGCCAGACGCTGCGCCAGCGACTACTGGCTGAACCTCTGTCAGAACATTCAACTTTCCGCCGACTGCGGCAACATCCGTGGCATGTACGACGGCATGAAAAAAAGCCTTCGGCCCATGCGTAAACAAGATCGCACCACTGAAGTCAGCTTCCGGCACCATTATACCAGACCGGAGCAACAGGTAGAGAGATGGGTGGAACGCTACCAGGAGCTCTATTCAAGAGAGAACATTGTCGCAGACGCAGCAGTGGAGAGCATCCCCAACCTCCCTGTCATGGAAGAACTCGACATCCCGCCCTCTGAAgaggaactcagcaaggccatcgaCTCCCTCACCTGTGGCAAAGCTCCAGGAAAAGATAGCATCCCGCCTGAAGTCATCAAGGCTGTAAAAAGGACCGTGccacaccaccacctgcaccaacTGCTACTGCAGTGCTGGGGAGAAGGGACTGTGCCCCAGGAGATGCGTGACGCCAACTCTTTACAAGAACAAGGGTGA